Genomic segment of Mucilaginibacter sabulilitoris:
GTATCGCAGCCTGGTGTTAGTTTGCACCTTGGCTCATTGGAGGCCTATGTGGGTTATAAGCTTTTTGACCGTACTTCCCGTAAAATAGTATCAACAGAGCGCGGTAAAATATTGTATAATTATATACAGGAAGCGCTGGAAAAACTGGAATTGGCCGAAAAGCATTTTCACCGCAGTACCGAGAAAGACACGCCAACTATTAGTATAGGCATGTGCTTTGAAACCTTTCAAATTACGCTGGAGCCTTATCTGGCAAGCTTGCCTTTTAACGTGATCATCAAGTTTGGCGAATACCCTGAAGTGCTGAGCGATTTGGACAATGGTATCCTCGACTTGATTATCACTCCCCATCGGGGCAATAATAAAAGTATTGAATACATTCCTTTCTCCAAAGAGACTATTGTATTGGTAGCCGGTAAAAATACCGACACAACGTTATTTGAAAAATTGCGACAGCAAAACGATATGGCTGGATTACAGCAATGGCTCACCGGCCAGAAATGGTACGGCACAACCGGCGATATGGAACACTGGATAAGGTTCTGGTACGTTAATTTTAGTAAACGCCCCAATTTTAAGCCCAACTTTATTGTCCCTAATTTAAATTCTATTGTACGGTGTTTGAGCAGTGGCGAGGGCCTGGCGGTAATCCCTGATTTTTTATGCAAAAGAGAGATTGAAAACGGAGAGGTAAAGCTGATATGGGAGGGCAGGCAAAAAATTGAGAATACGCTTCATTTTGCCATGCGCAAGAAAACCATTTACGACAAAGAAATTAATACCATTAAGGAAATTTTTGTGAAAGAGATGGCGTAACCTCTGTGTATCGCCGTTTCGGGAACCAATAATAACCCCATCCAACCCTCCCCTTAGGGGAGGGTTGGATGGGGTTATTTCTTCCACTCGTTATCAACCAGGCGCCATATATTTAATGGGTTGGCATTTTGCAAAGCTAAGGGCAGCAGACTGTCCGGCCAGTTTTGGTAACATACAGGGCGTACCCAGCGTTTTACCGCGTTAATACCAACTGCTGTGAAACGGCTATCTGTAGTGGCCGGGTATGGCCCCCCGTGTACCATGCTTGCGCAAACTTCAACACCGGTTGGTACTCCGTTAAACAAAATTCTGCCGGCAATTGATGGTAACAGGTCCACCAGCTTTGTATGGCTGTTAAGATCATCAGCAGTGCCCATCACGGTAACCGTTAGCTGCCCCGATACCGATTTTAATATGGTTACCAGCTCCTGTTCATCCTTACAGGATACCATAAGTGAATAAGGGCCAAATACTTCTTCGTGCAGCAGTGGGTTTGCTAAAAATGTTTCGCCGCTTACCAGCGCAACGGTTGGCAGGGCTT
This window contains:
- a CDS encoding LysR family transcriptional regulator — protein: MVNLEWYRTFKAIYETGTLTGAAEALYVSQPGVSLHLGSLEAYVGYKLFDRTSRKIVSTERGKILYNYIQEALEKLELAEKHFHRSTEKDTPTISIGMCFETFQITLEPYLASLPFNVIIKFGEYPEVLSDLDNGILDLIITPHRGNNKSIEYIPFSKETIVLVAGKNTDTTLFEKLRQQNDMAGLQQWLTGQKWYGTTGDMEHWIRFWYVNFSKRPNFKPNFIVPNLNSIVRCLSSGEGLAVIPDFLCKREIENGEVKLIWEGRQKIENTLHFAMRKKTIYDKEINTIKEIFVKEMA